The Bicyclus anynana chromosome 4, ilBicAnyn1.1, whole genome shotgun sequence DNA window GAAAGGTAATCATTCTAGAATATCACCTAATAATTTTCCTTATTTATTAGAGTTAAATAAataccatttattttataccatATTATACTGGTATTTATACCATATAtaaataccagttttttttaaataaataccatagattagttacatattaatttttaaaagtaggtaattctcacaaaattgtatatgtatgtttgtactggaaataaaaggcttttttatttttattttattttattagagttAAAAGGATCATTCTTTAGTCAGAGAAAGTAAATGACCATTGCCTGGTATATCACTGTGTACCTGGTACCTATCactgtaggtacatttttctTATTCAATAAGTTAAATCTTCTCTGATGATGATTCTCGGATCTTAAAACAATGCATACACAAGTTCGCAAGAGGCGGGCTAATtaagaatttattaatttactagcggacgcccgcgacctcgcctgcgtgaatttcagtttttcacaaatcccgcgggcactttttttagaacttttaaaggggaacgattcatacatgatttttgcgaaactttaagCGTTTATGCAGCGCACGCAGCGTATGCTCTTATTAGGAaaaaatcccccgattttgaaacattctttatcggtgctccgctcctattggtcttagcgtgataatatatagcctatagccttcctcgataaatgtgctgtctaatactgatagaatttttctcTAGATCTAGTCTGTGTGCTATTAAAATATGCTGCAGCTGATGATGATACTTTCTAACTGTACAAATGCATAACGTTtgatgatttttaataatattaattttacagaGCCTGGCGATGGAGTGGTTACGGTCGTCGCTATGCAAGAGCGAGGGAGTTACACCGACGTCGACACACAATGGCGTTCTAGtcgatttaaattaattattatagagtTTAAAGTATCGTGAGCTGTACTCTGAATAGTTATAACTGGACCAGTCTGTAGGAACGGACTATTTTAGTTGTGGTCAACGGAACTATTGGAAAACTCCTGAGTCTTCGACTGCGCGGTGCAGTGACGTCATACCATAGTCTGTAACACGTAGAGGAGTCAGTCATGTGGTTTACGTTATAGCTTAATATCCAGTATGTGCCTACATAGTTTCTttgtgtaggtacatatatatgaAACCTGACCTGAAAACCACAAGTGGTTTTAAAAGTAGCTGACGTATTATAAAGCCGGCATGAAATACAGATAGATCTAGTATAATAACTTAAATTAAACGATTTAGTAAAACTGTATGTAAAAACAAACTGTATGTAAAAGTTGAGAAGCAAAGAATACTGGCAAATATCTCAaagaatttatgttttttttgtaaagaattaaTGGTAAAATTATGATTTCTTTATTTGAATCAAGCCCAAAGCATAATGAATTTATGAgggactataaaaaaaaatatttttaagtagaaATAACAtacatttatgtaatttatgatTGGTTCGCAATTTACCTAGTCGACGTTTCAtgataaattgttattatttatttattttggggaTGACAGATCCCCTGGCTAGGgccttaaaaaaattaaattacatcgAATCTTGTAGGGCTTCCTATATAATCGAACATCGTcagtacatatttatattatatacatttaataaCTAAATAGCTTTACCTATACTATATAGATAAAACTTAACAGGTGACTATGTTATTCGCTTAagaataatgaatatttataatacagATGCGTTATGTATCagataaagatttttatatttttttcttcttgtaGACTGTGTATTCTCAAAACTATTAGCCTTACAAGTAGCTATATCTCTAAAGAAGTCTTCCTTACTTTAAGAGATATCTTTAAacaattattgtataaataaagttGGTAGACAATGATGCTAATTTATTTGTAGTGTACAAATTTCTAAACTAAATTGATTCTAAACAGTCAAATCAAACAGTTGCATAAAACTATCCTTTTTAGAATGTGTTCTATGAACAAGGATAAAAATAAGCAGCcgtatttataaacatagattAGGATTTAAGCCTCgcaatttcttcaaagtaagGTGTACTTTAAACAGTAGTGATTAGATCCATTTTACTtcgaagaaaattgaggtttaaattctTATCCATGTTTATGAATGTGGGGCTATGAGATTTGTACACAGCCAAATAAGAGCCaataccaattattattatataaacttttGCGTCGCTACCgtaaagtattatttatgtaaaataatctttaatatttCTATAACTTATTCCCAACAATAGGGGCGAAAATAAtcctgtgattttttttaactttgaccTTTTCTAGAAAGGACCCTCAGTGtgaatgaataaaatgaaatcatttttcactgttcaaatttaatttaatatgaaatgCCTTTTACATCATGATAAGTATTATGTGTTGAAAACAAGTTTGaagtatgtttaaaatattagcggTTGAAAAGTGATATTAAGTTGTTGCCATGTGATGAATAAGAATGTTTAACCTTAGATTATTATACAGTTGAAATCTGAGCTTTGCGTTTTTTCAACAAATCCTAAAGTTTAAAATACAAGTATTTATGTACAATCTTTAAAAGACTTCTGGAAAGAAAAAGTGTTAAGTGTGATCACACCCATGTGGGTTGAAAATGTTTGACACTGTAAGCATCACTATTAGATTTTAATACTAACTGCTGCAACCTACCAATACTCACTTAGTCACACATTATAATATGgatatatgataaaataaatacttgttCTATATGGATGGTCCCATAAAGGCAAAGCCCCGCACCCCTGTATCTTGCATGGACTAAATACCAGTTCCAAACTGCCATTATCCAGCAGCTCTCTGTGCTTGATGCCGCTGTACACCTAATGGAAGGTCAAACAAATACTCCACTTTCCCGTATGGGTCGCCATGTCCAATGTACATCGGCTCTTTCGAACTATTTGATATTACTACATCATTAAATCAACTACACAAACGCAAAGCTCAGTATGTTTTGTAAGGAAAATAATATCTACCTATTTAtcaatttcttataatatgtcaacatattatttttcttagagAATCAATCAGTAggtgttgttaatgatgaccaGATAGAATGTCTCTGAACATTTTAGTATCCTACGTAAATAGTGAGAAACGTCCAAACGTCTAGTCCATTTTGAAGTTGTGATTTGAGCTAAACTGGATCTGGTATCATAACCCTGTTGGGACTAGAAGTTTGGTGTTTGGTGTCTTCTGACATTCTGACCTAGCCAAGTATGGGTAATCTAAGGTGTTATTATAGAATAATGCTATTTGCCAACCATGAGTATCTTAGACATTAATGTGCAGCATTAGAATTTTGTGAAATATCCTGTGTATcggatttattaataaaaaattttgataaacccaatattagttttaatttatgacCACTTTCAAAAATAGTACCTACACAAAAGTATATTCAATAGTAGTAACACAACTTTGGAAtagtatgtacctataataGTTAACTTTGTGGAAGTTTATTATGAAGagtaaataattgttttctttgccttgtatgtttgttactttttttgtATGGTTCACTCCGAAGTCAGAACATATTTAGTATAAGGTGACTATAATGttcaattgcaaagtcaattaTAAAACTTTGCTGTTGCTTGTATTTTCAGTTACAACTGGGTCAAGATTTCCTCTTTGCTGTTGAACAATGTATTGTCAGTCATAATTATTCACTATTAAGTTGATTAGGATAGCTTAtgactattaaattaaaaaatagataaaaagatGAAAACATATTCTACTATTGGAATAagaagtataaattaaaaatccaaaatatcatctaattcattatcatcacaCAATGAAAATATAGGAGTAATGGAAGAGAGatctttttctgttttttggCTATTCATGCAACCATCTTTTTCAAgtttctcatcatcattatattcaTTGTTTTGTGAATTGTATACAATGTTTTGTGCTTCATCTTCAGTGTCTtcataatattgtatattatcTTCTGAGGAATCAAAATCTTTTTCTAGAATCGTATTATGATCATTAGtctcattattttcatattgaGCCCATTTAGAGGTTTTACTTACTTGAAAATTCATAACTTCATTTTTCTTTCTGTTTGATTCAAACTGCTCTTTCATACTACTTTcattattgtctgtctgtaactCTGTGAAATTTCTATTATTTACGCTATTCAACTCCTCATAGCAAGAATTAGATAAATTAATGATATCTTTGATAATCTCAGCCTTTTTATTACAATCATTATTAGAGGGTAACTTTGGAACTTTGAATGTGTCGCGTTTTCTGTTTATTCTACGTTTTCGTGGTAGTTCTAAACATACTTCTACATTGTCAATAAACTCTGGCTCTTTAGCTGTGAagatttcttcttcttctacaaAATTTGACCATTTGCTTTCCTTTTTAGCGTTATTTGTTGATAGTTGAGTTATGTTTTTAACATTTTCTGTTTTAATTTCATCAATAGTATTATCTGTGTTACTATCATCACTATCACCTGCACTGTCTGAATCTGTAGTGGTTAGTTTTGGCTCTTCCATATTACCTTGCATATTATTTAGCTTTTGGACGTGTATTCTACAGTCTTTAGCAGTGCCTATACCATAGTGTCTTTTAACTGATTGCTTctcaccacaaactttacatttCCATTTATTGCTCTTTTTTGTTTGGTGTACCTATTGAATTACATGATTACAGATGAATTACATGAGTGGGCTATgaataatgagttttttttcttgtaagaaaagtTTACTCTTTCTTGGCTAAGAGTTGACAAGATGATGATATTACACCTTTTTGCCTCTGACAGCATGTTAAGCCAGTCagtatcattaaaatatgacagtggttgttaaagaatttaacataaTCACCTTAAGCTGGCCGATCTGCATTAGGGCAGCAtggtgggctgttaaaataggctgatactgatgatgaatctacatcactaacaacccatgttcatcTTACTTTTgaacatgagtctcctctcagaatgagagggcttaggctaatagtccaccacgctggccctttGCTGTTTggcacctagagaattaagaaaattctcaggtatgcaggtttcaagAGTGATGCATctgtaagcgcgctccaacttagacctcaCTATTGCTTTCCATCATTCTTAATTGCAGACAAGCGCAAGcttaaattgtacaaaaaagtataagtaaaatgtttttcattaataaCTTGTTGCTTAAAAGTGTTCTATTTTTGTGTCTTTCACGACGCATAATTGCGTAGTTAACTCGTGAAAgtatacaaacagacaaactcagTTTCAGATTATTAGTATTGATGTGTTTAGAATTTAATACACGTTCTTACAGACCTGGAAAATGGAACATTTGTAGCATTTCAGCACTTGAAAAACTTGGGGCATTGTAGACAAAAATTTTCTATATGTTTATTCGTATTCGGTAATCGGTTCCAGCATGGATTTCGAAAAGAAAATTACACGTTCCAGTTGATGTGTAAACTGcggaaaagtaaataaaatgaaaaatctacTTTGCAGTTTGCACTTTACAGCAgcattcaaaaatatttttgttttaatttttcagcttcataattttttttaatagctttaGTCGGTCTAAGCCTCTAAGGtacggctctgagttctagaCTAGCACAGACACAGAATATATTGGTTCTAGCCTCTAGGCTGTAGGCTCTGGCTTTATTTGTGTTGGGCAtcggttgaatatttttaaaaatttcattactTAGACGAAATATATACGGATACTGACGTACACCGTTATCCCTTATCGATCAAGCGAAGAAAAAAAGATCAAGCGATGTTTCactgttgtaatcgttttcgtcgtgtaaagagctcctttaaaatatataatgtcgGTTCGCGGATTAAATGACTTAAAAGCGGCCAACAACTTGTAGTTAACTAATACAAAGAAAGAATTTgcgttttaacttttatttgtacttaatttttgttaaaaaaaacaatatttaaaaataatcaattcttcaaccggaacagcaaaacaatgatcaagtaatcgaatttTCTGTGTAACGAGTAGATGCGATGTTAGTTAAAAATACAAGTGTGTGTATTGTATGTGTAGttggacacaaaatatatttattggtgatatttttgatgtgtgagtttacctcgtacccctcgaaaatttacatacaattttgttggtgaatttgggtgcgatacaagtccatgtGTAATTGgtcagagttttttttaaagtcacagAGAAATATGAACAATGTCACTGTCAATCATATGTCAATTTAAATTGATGTTGATAACGTCAACACTTGAAATGTTACCATATATAGAGTACAACTTCATACCActactagttttaaatatacaggttgtcccgtagttaatggataaaacgcaaacgatagatacaccacctaattatctaaaactaatttaaatagttttccaaaaatccccaaggtgaccaagttatattcttttttcagatttttcataattttttatcttgaatcagttttttcaatgctgtagctgctgtaagattaatattttaataatatgatttttgttaaatactacgaaATAAAGTATCAACgtactatatatatactatttttataaatagtgttttatttgctttgtagaagaagctttgagtgcaataattatttttatttcattatgatacgtttaaaaaaatagtcctgtaaaaaaatgtatgggactgaagtgtaccatcatttttaaaaatttgcatgcttatcgaggtttgtaaattgatataaaatttgtgtctactttttgtagttacaaattacggaaaaagtttgtatatgcggatgtcaaggagacgcgtgacgtttgtttttatggGCTTTACCAGCTTCACTACACGGCTGCTTGTAaggactcattctggatcatctttattctgtgacagAGGTGTACATAAAAGAaaggaaaaccataaaaacaatccaatatttttttcgCAACCAATCCAAACAGTATTTAGGTAACAATAAATCTCAACAAAtatatgattttataattttattatctgaGCCACATTCATCACAGTTTTCGTATAATATATCAACTAGATTTTTAATACCTTCTGTTTAAAAGATCAATAGGCACACGCAAATTTTGTACCTACTTCCTTATTTATTTGACATTGTTATGTTTTAGGTAGAAATGTGAATATTATAACAGACACAATGAAATTTTGAGCTTTAAGTTAATCAAATAAAGGTCAAAGTtttgtatacctatatattattttacattatgtcCTTTGAAAGGAATTCTTAGACGTACTACAAAGAGAGAGATATTATTATCACCACGAAACACAACATTGAAAAACCTATagttatgtattattataattttattttattggacgAACAGAcgttacatacatttttttacatttcaggtatatatacatatacaatttgtatttgggaaatattaaattaaaactagtcTTAAATATACTAGTACTAGGAAGAAAATACTACATAGCTAAACACTttgagatttaagaaaatacaataatgagagtgagatttaaaaataaattcattaagtataatattattattacataaatcaatacatattaaactaaaaatgttcttaagtaaaaataaacagaGGTATAATTAGATAATTATGCAAATATCAAAAAggggaaaatattttaaatattatataactgaAAGATTACTTGTACCTTGAACATTTGAGCCTTTTATATGGAACATCTTGAGAAATAGAAAGgtaaactattaatatttttttattaaagatcaAATCTATCAATTATCTACATATCTGAAGAAAACCTCATCAATAGGCATTAAGATATTATAGTGAAGATTTCAGCTTCTAAATAATTCCAAAGGTGATAATGATAAGTATAATACGCCTCAAATCACACATAAGTAGGTACTCTCTGCACaaccttttattattataaacaatattataaatgcatacGTAGAatcaggaaaataaaaaaaaaactgattaacGCTCTTCTCCAGTCTTTATCTCAGTATTAGCATGGCTTACCATAATATCCttaataatatcaaataataataattataagaaaatatatttactttagtTATggctaattattttcttttcaatgtTACATCTTAGAAATATGGATATTGATTGGGTATTAGAAATCCTTTTGGCTGACTTATGTAGGAACTaagattgttattattttctatttaaattttacaaaggaGTGTTCGATATTTTtcttacttaaaaaatatttaattcttttaaatactcgaaatatattaaaataacatagaAGTAAacgtgtaaaaataatgaaatgaaaaatttactaattaaaaatacacgAAATAAACAAGGATAACTCTTGCGTTGATTTATCTAAACAAGTAGTCGTAGCGTGtagatacaataaataaatttatttttatttgtagttaAAA harbors:
- the LOC112047312 gene encoding uncharacterized protein LOC112047312, which encodes MPQVFQVLKCYKCSIFQVHQTKKSNKWKCKVCGEKQSVKRHYGIGTAKDCRIHVQKLNNMQGNMEEPKLTTTDSDSAGDSDDSNTDNTIDEIKTENVKNITQLSTNNAKKESKWSNFVEEEEIFTAKEPEFIDNVEVCLELPRKRRINRKRDTFKVPKLPSNNDCNKKAEIIKDIINLSNSCYEELNSVNNRNFTELQTDNNESSMKEQFESNRKKNEVMNFQVSKTSKWAQYENNETNDHNTILEKDFDSSEDNIQYYEDTEDEAQNIVYNSQNNEYNDDEKLEKDGCMNSQKTEKDLSSITPIFSLCDDNELDDILDF